AGAGGGATGAAACTGAGAAGCTTAAAGTGCGTGTCAGTGCATTTTATCTCCTAGGAGAGCCTTTGCTTTAATCCCGTCGCACAAAGGCAGGCCTGGCTAGGCCCGTAATTGCCCAAGACTGTAACCGAAGAGGGGGCATAGATACAACTCCGATTTAGAGTATTAGCCACATCTGGGTAATTTCCTACCACTCATTGGCAGGATAGGGATCTCCGGGCTGAAGCTGCTCTTTTTCCTGAAACAGTCCCTTTTCCTaatctttcactttctctctcgAACACTGGCCAGCCTGAAAGGCAGATGGAtgtgttggggggtggggagagtgcAGGAAAGGAAGGAACTGAGAGGGGGGAGGTGGCAAACTGTTGTTGTTGGGGGTTTTCCTGGTAGTTGGCACATTATTGGAAATCATGTTCCATTAtaaagttttctctttttaaaaaaacaccaaaaacgACAACCTGTGCTCAACATTTTGGAGGCTTAATCAGATTTCTATTAATTTAAACATATAGCTATTCCCACGACAAGCCCTAGcgctttcttttccccctttcatcTGTggttaaatatgtaaataaaatgtctaaagtcattcttcaaagaagacaaaagaaaaaagagctgAGGGAAAAGACAGCCATAAAATTCCTCCCAATTCTCCATAACATTTGCCAGAGGGGGGCCGGGCTGGCCTGGGCCAAGCAGCAGGGGTGCCCGGCGGCTCCATACAATCCCCCCATCTCCAATCCCACAcacagtaaaaaaataaaatccaatatCTTTTCAGCTGAAGCCATCAAAAGGCCCTTTTCATTGGTAGGTATCTTCCAGTTGCTGATTTCTCAGAGGCCTCTCTGCTGGCTGGCTGGTTGTCTATAAGACCCATTTGTTGGGTCCTGGCTCTTCTGGGCTGAGCAAGGGGCAGCAAGCAAGCAGGCCCTTGGGCGCACCTTTTCCAACAAACTATACTAATGACTGAACTAAAATTGCAGATTAAAAAAATTCAGAGGCATTTCCCCAAAATAGTTCATATACAGCTCTGGCCAGGAAacagttgtttgttgttgttgttttgttttgttttgtttttttttttttgttttaatatattttggcTTTCAGGGAGGTTGTGGGAAagttaataaaagaagaaataaaattgtttcttaaAGGGCTTTAGGCCAggaaaaaatgtcagaaagcaggGATACCTATTTACCTCGTTCATTTTTGTATTAGTGTCCAGCAAATACCCATGtttcttggttttttaaaaagaagcccaTCTAAGAAAAATGGCACTTGTCAGCTGATATTTCACTTCTGCATTGATGTGCTACTTAGTAGATAGAGTCCTGGAAGATACAAAGTCCTGAGTTTAAAATCCTGTTACATTTACTGAtagtgtaaccctaggcaaaccCCTTGAAGCCTTAGACTCCTAaactgcaaaatgtaaaataattcttCATGGGGTTGATATGAGGCAAGAATGAATTAATAGGCTAGGGACTGCTAGATCTGtggtttcattggtatagagaactcccagGGGAGAAAAGTCCCTCTACCAATGctggtcagcaccttctctgcaactaaTAGAGTTCCCTAGATAAAGCATGTATTAATGGAATATAATGTACCAGACATTGCTAAGCAATGTTGAGTCACAGAAAGGCAAACAAAGTAGACTGGTggtagcacagtgaatacagGCAGGCCTGGAatctagaggtcctgggttcaaatatgacctcagatacttcttagctgtgtgactaggcaattcacttaactctgcttagcacttgcccttctctcttaagagttgttacaaagacagaaagtaagcccttaaaaggggggagggaggcaggtaggtggctcaatggattgagagccagcaccagagacaggaggtcctaggttcaaatttggcctcagacgcttcctagttgtgtgaacctagacaagtcatttaacccccattacctaccctttaccacttttccaccttgtaaccaatacacaatattgattctaagatagaaggtggtaagacttttttttttaaataatgttttttttaaagataatatatGAAAGTCTTCTTGATATAGaagttattattataaataataaccaTCTGGGTGTGGCCTTGATGTAAATATGCAGCTCATTAACTTGTTTGTACAAGAGGTAAAGAGCAGATGAGTTAACTTCAAAGAAGGAATCCTTGTATTGGTGTCTGTCCTATAAGAACTACTGAAAAGAgggtttcctgatttgtaaaaagAGGAGATTGTAGATTATAATCTCTCCTGTCCCTTCCAGNNNNNNNNNNNNNNNNNNNNNNNNNNNNNNNNNNNNNNNNNNNNNNNNNNNNNNNNNNNNNNNNNNNNNNNNNNNNNNNNNNNNNNNNNNNNNNNNNNNNNNNNNNNNNNNNNNNNNNNNNNNNNNNNNNNNNNNNNNNNNNNNNNNNNNNNNNNNNNNNNNNNNNNNNNNNNNNNNNNNNNNNNNNNNNNNNNNNNNNNNNNNNNNNNNNNNNNNNNNNNNNNNNNNNNNNNNNNNNNNNNNNNNNNNNNNNNNNNNNNNNNNNNNNNNNNNNNNNNNNNNNNNNNNNNNNNNNNNNNNNNNNNNNNNNNNNNNNNNNNNNNNNNNNNNNNNNNNNNNNNNNNNNNNNNNNNNNNNNNNNNNNNNNNNNNNNNNNNNNNNNNNNNNNNNNNNNNNNNNNNNNNNNNNNNNNNNNNNNNNNNNNNNNNNNNNNNNNNNNNNNNNNNNNNNNNNNNNNNNNNNNNNNNNNNNNNNNNNNNNNNNNNNNNNNNNNNNNNNNNNNNNNNNNNNNNNNNNNNNNNNNNNNNNNNNNNNNNNNNNNNNNNNNNNNNNNNNNNNNNNNNNNNNNNNNNNNNNNNNNNNNNNNNNNNNNNNNNNNNNNNNNNNNNNNNNNNNNNNNNNNNNNNNNNNNNNNNNNNNNNNNNNNNNNNNNNNNNNNNNNNNNNNNNNNNNNNNNNNNNNNNNNNNNNNNNNNNNNNNNNNNNNNNNNNNNNNNNNNNNNNNNNNNNNNNNNNNNNNNNNNNNNNNNNNNNNNNNNNNNNNNNNNNNNNNNNNNNNNNNNNNNNNNNNNNNNNNNNNNNNNNNNNNNNNNNNNNNNNNNNNNNNNNNNNNNNNNNNNNNNNNNNNNNNNNNNNNNNNNNNNNNNNNNNNNNNNNNNNNNNNNNNNNNNNNNNNNNNNNNNNNNNNNNNNNNNNNNNNNNNNNNNNNNNNNNNNNNNNNNNNNNNNNNNNNNNNNNNNNNNNNNNNNNNNNNNNNNNNNNNNNNNNNNNNNNNNNNNNNNNNNNNNNNNNNNNNNNNNNNNNNNNNNNNNNNNNNNNNNNNNNNNNNNNNNNNNNNNNNNNNNNNNNNNNNNNNNNNNNNNNNNNNNNNNNNNNNNNNNNNNNNNNNNNNNNNNNNNNNNNNNNNNNNNNNNNNNNNNNNNNNNNNNNNNNNNNNNNNNNNNNNNNNNNNNNNNNNNNNNNNNNNNNNNNNNNNNNNNNNNNNNNNNNNNNNNNNNNNNNNNNNNNNNNNNNNNNNNNNNNNNNNNNNNNNNNNNNNNNNNNNNNNNNNNNNNNNNNNNNNNNNNNNNNNNNNNNNNNNNNNNNNNNNNNNNNNNNNNNNNNNNNNNNNNNNNNNNNNNNNNNNNNNNNNNNNNNNNNNNNNNNNNNNNNNNNNNNNNNNNNNNNNNNNNNNNNNNNNNNNNNNNNNNNNNNNNNNNNNNNNNNNNNNNNNNNNNNNNNNNNNNNNNNNNNNNNNNNNNNNNNNNNNNNNNNNNNNNNNNNNNNNNNNNNNNNNNNNNNNNNNNNNNNNNNNNNNNNNNNNNNNNNNNNNNNNNNNNNNNNNNNNNNNNNNNNNNNNNNNNNNNNNNNNNNNNNNNNNNNNNNNNNNNNNNNNNNNNNNNNNNNNNNNNNNNNNNNNNNNNNNNNNNNNNNNNNNNNNNNNNNNNNNNNNNNNNNNNNNNNNNNNNNNNNNNNNNNNNNNNNNNNNNNNNNNNNNNNNNNNNNNNNNNNNNNNNNNNNNNNNNNNNNNNNNNNNNNNNNNNNNNNNNNNNNNNNNNNNNNNNNNNNNNNNNNNNNNNNNNNNNNNNNNNNNNNNNNNNNNNNNNNNNNNNNNNNNNNNNNNNNNNNNNNNNNNNNNNNNNNNNNNNNNNNNNNNNNNNNNNNNNNNNNNNNNNNNNNNNNNNNNNNNNNNNNNNNNNNNNNNNNNNNNNNNNNNNNNNNNNNNNNNNNNNNNNNNNNNNNNNNNNNNNNNNNNNNNNNNNNNNNNNNNNNNNNNNNNNNNNNNNNNNNNNNNNNNNNNNNNNNNNNNNNNNNNNNNNNNNNNNNNNNNNNNNNNNNNNNNNNNNNNNNNNNNNNNNNNNNNNNNNNNNNNNNNNNNNNNNNNNNNNNNNNNNNNNNNNNNNNNNNNNNNNNNNNNNNNNNNNNNNNNNNNNNNNNNNNNNNNNNNNNNNNNNNNNNNNNNNNNNNNNNNNNNNNNNNNNNNNNNNNNNNNNNNNNNNNNNNNNNNNNNNNNNNNNNNNNNNNNNNNNNNNNNNNNNNNNNNNNNNNNNNNNNNNNNNNNNNNNNNNNNNNNNNNNNNNNNNNNNNNNNNNNNNNNNNNNNNNNNNNNNNNNNNNNNNNNNNNNNNNNNNNNNNNNNNNNNNNNNNNNNNNNNNNNNNNNNNNNNNNNNNNNNNNNNNNNNNNNNNNNNNNNNNNNNNNNNNNNNNNNNNNNNNNNNNNNNNNNNNNNNNNNNNNNNNNNNNNNNNNNNNNNNNNNNNNNNNNNNNNNNNNNNNNNNNNNNNNNNNNNNNNNNNNNNNNNNNNNNNNNNNNNNNNNNNNNNNNNNNNNNNNNNNNNNNNNNNNNNNNNNNNNNNNNNNNNNNNNNNNNNNNNNNNNNNNNNNNNNNNNNNNNNNNNNNNNNNNNNNNNNNNNNNNNNNNNNNNNNNNNNNNNNNNNNNNNNNNNNNNNNNNNNNNNNNNNNNNNNNNNNNNNNNNNNNNNNNNNNNNNNNNNNNNNNNNNNNNNNNNNNNNNNNNNNNNNNNNNNNNNNNNNNNNNNNNNNNNNNNNNNNNNNNNNNNNNNNNNNNNNNNNNNNNNNNNNNNNNNNNNNNNNNNNNNNNNNNNNNNNNNNNNNNNNNNNNNNNNNNNNNNNNNNNNNNNNNNNNNNNNNNNNNNNNNNNNNNNNNNNNNNNNNNNNNNNNNNNNNNNNNNNNNNNNNNNNNNNNNNNNNNNNNNNNNNNNNNNNNNNNNNNNNNNNNNNNNNNNNNNNNNNNNNNNNNNNNNNNNNNNNNNNNNNNNNNNNNNNNNNNNNNNNNNNNNNNNNNNNNNNNNNNNNNNNNNNNNNNNNNNNNNNNNNNNNNNNNNNNNNNNNNNNNNNNNNNNNNNNNNNNNNNNNNNNNNNNNNNNNNNNNNNNNNNNNNNNNNNNNNNNNNNNNNNNNNNNNNNNNNNNNNNNNNNNNNNNNNNNNNNNNNNNNNNNNNNNNNNNNNNNNNNNNNNNNNNNGGGCGTGCGCGGCCATCAGCTCCATGGACATCGACCGGCCAGGCGAGGGCAAGTGCCAGCCCATCGAGATCCCTATGTGCAAGGACATCGGCTACAACATGACCCGCATGCCCAATCTCATGGGCCACGAGAACCAGCGGGAAGCGGCCATCCAGCTGCACGAGTTCGCCCCGCTGGTGGAGTACGGCTGCCACGGCCACCTCCGCTTCTTTCTGTGCTCCCTCTATGCTCCCATGTGCACGGAGCAAGTCTCCACCCCCATCCCCGCCTGCCGGGGTCATGTGCGAGCAGGCCCGGCTCAAGTGCTCCCCCATTATGGAGCAGTTCAACTTCAAGTGGCCTGACTCGTTGGACTGCAGCAAACTCCCCAACAAGAATGATCCCAACTACCTGTGCATGGAGGCCCCCAACAACGGCTCCGATGAGCCGGCCCGCGGCTCTAGCATGTTCCCGCCGCTCTTCCGGCCCCAGCGGCCCCCCAGTCCCCCGGAGCAGCAGCAGCCTAAGGACGGCTTGGGCCGCTCGGGGCTGCAGCAACCCGGGCAAGTTCCACCACGTGGAGAAGAGCTCCTCCTGCGCGCCCCTCTGCACTCCTGGAGTGGACGTGTACTGGAGCCGAGCGGACAAGCAGTTTGCCGTGGTGTGGTTGGCCATCTGGGCGGTTCTCTGCTTTTTCTCCAGCGCCTTCACAGTGCTCACCTTCCTAATCGATCCTCCCCGCTTCAGGTACCCAGAGCGCCCCATCATCTTCCTCTCTATGTGCTACTGCGTCTACTCCGTGGGCTACCTCATCCGCCTGTTCGCCGGGGCGGAGAGGCATCGCCTGTGACAGGGACAGCGGCCAGCTCTACGTCATCCAGGAAGGGTTAGAGAGCACCGGTTGCACCATCGTCTTCTTGGTCCTCTACTACTTTGGCATGGCCAGCTCGGCTCTGGTGGGTCATCCTCACTCTTACCTGGTTCCTGGCCGCAGGGAAGAAGTGGGGCCACGAGGCCA
This sequence is a window from Monodelphis domestica isolate mMonDom1 chromosome 3, mMonDom1.pri, whole genome shotgun sequence. Protein-coding genes within it:
- the FZD10 gene encoding LOW QUALITY PROTEIN: frizzled-10 (The sequence of the model RefSeq protein was modified relative to this genomic sequence to represent the inferred CDS: inserted 3 bases in 2 codons; deleted 3 bases in 3 codons), with the protein product MDIDRPGEGKCQPIEIPMCKDIGYNMTRMPNLMGHENQREAAIQLHEFAPLVEYGCHGHLRFFLCSLYAPMCTEQVSTPIPACRVMCEQARLKCSPIMEQFNFKWPDSLDCSKLPNKNDPNYLCMEAPNNGSDEPARGSSMFPPLFRPQRPPSPPEQQQPKDGLGRSGXCSNPGKFHHVEKSSSCAPLCTPGVDVYWSRADKQFAVVWLAIWAVLCFFSSAFTVLTFLIDPPRFRYPERPIIFLSMCYCVYSVGYLIRLFAGAEGIACDRDSGQLYVIQEGLESTGCTIVFLVLYYFGMASSLWWVILTLTWFLAAGKKWGHEAIEANSSYFHLAAWAIPAVKTIMILVMRRVAGDELTGVCYVGSMDVNALTGFVLVPLACYLIIGTSFILSGFVALFHIRRVMKTGGENTDKLEKLMVRIGVFSVLYTVPATCVIACYFYERLNMDYWKVLAAQHKCRVNNQTKAPDCMMSSXIPAVEIFMVKMFMLLVVGITSGVWIWTSKTLQSWQNVCSRRLKKRSRRKPTTVISAGGIYKKAQHPPKGHHGKYEAATQPPTCV